A genomic region of Runella rosea contains the following coding sequences:
- a CDS encoding T9SS type A sorting domain-containing protein, whose translation MKKPLLVFLGFLCIPAAHAQFFSSAEVYIGSGAIVTMNNEIINQGDLKSDGTLHLRKGISNQGQMALNGQVILDGEGTQLIKSDNSINVGALLLSQVGKVNLQAPLIVQNELKFGKGIIENTALFPLEIADNAQITGASNRSHVKGYVQKSGDDAFDFPVGDGLELHTFAISKPASEDKISVGFVTQSPTRLSNKLADAVAEVTGNNYWAVQGIKNQNIQVSVASEQANNQILQLRDNQWNLTAGSVENNVVSAQTVLNGASYFTIGTQIAEASENAEVSVYPNPSNGSFDVRLKGFSANETISLDITDLSGRSLVKQEGKVKDFSTKYSIGDKVSNGSYFLRVLRTEKNQSFVQNLLITK comes from the coding sequence ATGAAAAAGCCACTACTTGTCTTTCTGGGTTTTCTCTGTATTCCTGCCGCTCATGCCCAGTTTTTCTCCTCAGCCGAAGTCTATATTGGTTCGGGGGCCATAGTTACCATGAACAACGAAATAATCAATCAAGGTGACTTGAAGTCAGACGGTACGCTTCATCTCCGTAAAGGGATAAGCAATCAAGGTCAAATGGCGCTAAACGGTCAAGTAATATTGGACGGTGAAGGAACGCAACTGATTAAAAGTGACAATTCTATCAACGTAGGCGCACTTTTGCTTTCACAAGTCGGGAAAGTGAATCTGCAAGCCCCGTTGATTGTACAGAACGAGCTAAAGTTTGGCAAAGGAATTATTGAAAATACCGCGTTATTCCCCCTAGAAATAGCCGATAACGCCCAGATTACGGGAGCATCCAACCGTTCACACGTGAAGGGTTATGTTCAAAAGTCGGGCGATGATGCTTTTGATTTTCCCGTGGGCGATGGACTCGAACTGCATACGTTTGCCATCTCTAAACCAGCGAGCGAAGATAAAATTTCGGTCGGATTTGTGACGCAAAGCCCCACTCGTCTGTCTAATAAATTAGCTGACGCCGTTGCTGAAGTGACTGGCAACAACTATTGGGCAGTTCAGGGAATCAAAAACCAAAACATTCAAGTGAGTGTTGCGTCGGAGCAAGCCAATAACCAAATCTTGCAATTGCGCGACAATCAATGGAATCTGACAGCGGGCAGTGTCGAAAATAACGTAGTCTCGGCCCAAACTGTATTGAATGGGGCATCTTACTTTACGATTGGCACACAAATTGCAGAAGCATCAGAAAATGCAGAAGTCAGCGTTTATCCCAATCCAAGCAATGGTTCATTTGATGTTCGCTTGAAAGGATTTTCAGCCAACGAAACAATTTCGCTTGATATTACTGATTTGAGTGGACGTTCATTGGTTAAGCAGGAGGGTAAAGTCAAAGATTTTTCAACTAAATATTCTATTGGTGATAAAGTATCCAACGGCAGTTATTTCCTACGAGTCCTTCGTACCGAAAAAAACCAAAGTTTTGTACAGAATTTACTTATTACCAAGTAA
- a CDS encoding T9SS type B sorting domain-containing protein, with product MAQCPVPAQFGPQWVDGSFGIAGTEVGTQCTGRPVTVTTPASVVNARYIFDYKSIADTSQAKPTTFSSYIQPGYYYIVQIGIVNGKPSVACNSIQVYATSKPTFSLASECGNTTKLKINTTGLAFGRYLVDWGDGQPTQAYAPGQPDLSYTYANSGTYQIRVRGEGTLALNGCNADSDPQTFEVLNDPAPITSATATVINNLYGQISITVPNTVKVKNYSFSKNGVETLRVNSPYVDSTLNASQSGACYQVAYADACDRKPATMPTVCTIYLQAEKETLKWSSESPFSTAIDNYTIEKLNENGQVVATYPVGNTTEWPMDISDNDVEVVYRVRATAVNGQTSLSNAISYGRTVKLFVPDTFSPNNDGLNDTFDVKGQLINKLEITVYDRWGNVLYNTKDGTKGWNGTDVNGRELSPGFYTYKIEYTDTKERAYSKLGTVNLMR from the coding sequence ATGGCGCAGTGCCCCGTTCCAGCGCAGTTTGGTCCCCAGTGGGTGGACGGGAGTTTTGGAATTGCTGGTACCGAGGTGGGAACTCAGTGTACTGGTCGACCAGTTACGGTAACCACCCCTGCATCAGTAGTTAATGCTCGTTATATTTTTGATTACAAAAGCATTGCTGATACTTCACAAGCAAAACCTACAACCTTTTCTTCATATATACAACCTGGCTATTATTATATTGTTCAAATAGGCATCGTTAATGGAAAACCCTCTGTCGCATGTAATTCAATCCAAGTATACGCAACATCTAAACCCACCTTTTCTCTCGCATCTGAATGCGGAAATACAACCAAATTAAAGATAAATACAACTGGGCTGGCTTTTGGTAGATATTTGGTAGATTGGGGGGACGGACAACCTACCCAAGCGTATGCCCCCGGACAACCTGACCTTAGTTATACCTACGCAAATTCAGGCACTTATCAAATTAGGGTAAGGGGGGAAGGGACCCTAGCATTGAATGGATGTAATGCGGATAGCGACCCGCAAACTTTTGAAGTGCTAAATGATCCCGCCCCTATAACAAGTGCTACGGCTACCGTAATAAATAACTTGTACGGTCAGATAAGCATAACGGTCCCCAATACGGTTAAGGTAAAAAACTATTCGTTTAGTAAAAATGGCGTTGAAACCCTCCGAGTCAACAGCCCTTATGTTGACTCCACCTTAAATGCCTCACAAAGTGGCGCTTGCTACCAAGTGGCTTACGCCGATGCATGCGACCGTAAACCTGCTACAATGCCCACGGTTTGCACCATTTACCTTCAAGCGGAAAAAGAAACCTTAAAATGGTCTTCTGAATCACCTTTTTCCACGGCAATCGACAACTATACCATTGAAAAGCTCAATGAAAATGGTCAGGTGGTTGCCACTTATCCCGTTGGCAATACTACGGAATGGCCAATGGACATCAGTGATAATGATGTAGAAGTAGTTTATCGCGTTCGCGCAACAGCGGTCAATGGACAAACAAGTCTATCCAATGCCATAAGCTACGGTCGAACGGTCAAATTGTTTGTTCCAGATACTTTCTCCCCCAACAATGATGGGCTTAATGATACATTTGATGTAAAAGGACAATTAATCAATAAGTTAGAAATAACGGTCTATGATCGCTGGGGCAATGTGCTCTATAACACAAAAGATGGAACGAAAGGATGGAACGGAACCGACGTAAACGGCAGAGAGCTAAGCCCAGGATTTTATACCTATAAAATAGAATACACTGATACTAAAGAAAGGGCTTATTCTAAACTTGGCACTGTCAATTTAATGAGGTAA
- a CDS encoding glycosyltransferase, whose product MKVAHIVEAFGSGLITFIKNLTDGIECEHTIFYAQREVDINEVKKEFKYNVRFVSWKSAKREINIFNDVIASIELYRFLKTDSYDVIHLHSSKAGAIGRVVGLFFPDKIILYTPNGASFARKDITRLKITLYKTIEYCSSLLCGQVICVSKSETQLFHSIGVQAITINNGIRIKSYEKKIRLRERFSIVTIGRISTQKNPHLFNDIAKNLLHYPIDFIWVGDGELRSTLSSPNIKITGWISSAEVEKYLSNSDLYISTSIWEGLPFAVLEAMNYRLPLLLNECVGNIDLVSNSINGYCFKTKNEALSHIINYLNDTSVLAFHGDNSYNKLLREFDTLSMCRNYSEIYRVLAKNLTMPTN is encoded by the coding sequence ATGAAAGTAGCTCACATTGTTGAAGCATTTGGTAGTGGATTAATAACTTTTATTAAAAATCTGACTGACGGGATCGAATGTGAACATACCATTTTTTATGCCCAGAGAGAAGTAGATATCAATGAAGTAAAAAAGGAATTTAAATACAATGTTAGATTTGTTAGTTGGAAAAGTGCAAAAAGAGAGATAAATATATTTAATGATGTAATTGCTAGTATTGAATTATATCGTTTTTTAAAAACCGACAGCTATGATGTTATTCACCTTCATTCATCAAAAGCAGGTGCTATAGGAAGAGTTGTGGGTCTATTTTTCCCAGACAAAATAATACTTTATACACCTAATGGTGCATCCTTTGCAAGAAAAGACATCACACGACTAAAAATAACTTTATATAAAACTATTGAATATTGTTCAAGCCTATTATGTGGGCAAGTCATATGTGTATCAAAATCAGAAACACAATTATTTCACAGCATAGGGGTACAGGCTATTACTATAAATAATGGCATACGCATCAAAAGTTATGAGAAGAAAATAAGGCTACGAGAGCGATTTTCAATTGTTACTATCGGGAGAATTTCAACTCAAAAAAACCCACACTTATTCAATGATATAGCTAAGAACCTTTTACACTATCCAATAGACTTTATATGGGTTGGGGATGGAGAACTTAGATCCACTTTATCTTCCCCTAATATCAAAATAACGGGGTGGATATCATCGGCAGAAGTTGAAAAATATTTATCAAATAGTGATTTGTATATTTCGACATCAATTTGGGAGGGTTTGCCATTTGCTGTTTTAGAAGCTATGAATTATAGGCTACCTTTACTACTAAATGAATGCGTTGGTAATATTGACTTAGTCAGTAATAGTATTAATGGATACTGTTTTAAAACAAAAAACGAAGCTTTGAGCCACATAATCAACTATCTTAATGATACATCTGTCTTGGCTTTTCATGGAGATAATTCTTATAATAAGCTATTAAGAGAATTTGACACTTTAAGTATGTGTCGTAATTACAGTGAAATTTATAGAGTATTGGCTAAAAATTTAACAATGCCAACCAACTAA
- a CDS encoding glycosyltransferase family 4 protein, which yields MNIYINGRFLTQEITGVQRYALEVTKAIDILISPNDVVVILTPKSQTIELNLKRISIKQVGFLTGHLWEQIELPLYCRNGLLFNPCATGPLFKTNQVSTFHDVNFINFPEGFTWQFRLWYKIIFFICGKLSKSIIAISNYTKNEVIEKFGIQSSKITVIYEGHQHFDEIEENKEILNKIDNSKPFILGVSSLNKNKNFDIILSCLKHINNVHFVIVGKPNPKIFGNAVSFKNRNVTFLGRVSDSELKSLYKNAFCFIYPSFFEGFGLPPLEAMSCGCACIISNTSCLPEIYQDSVLYCDPQSPESLSEQISLLLNDPFTTLKLHSKSKHILEKYSWIECSKKILHLLKNT from the coding sequence ATGAACATATACATAAATGGCAGATTTTTAACTCAGGAAATAACTGGCGTTCAAAGGTATGCACTGGAAGTTACGAAAGCAATCGACATATTAATTAGTCCTAATGATGTTGTTGTAATTTTAACCCCTAAAAGTCAAACGATAGAATTAAATTTAAAAAGAATAAGTATCAAACAAGTTGGTTTTTTGACAGGGCATCTTTGGGAGCAAATAGAATTGCCGCTATATTGTAGAAATGGTCTATTATTTAATCCTTGTGCGACAGGCCCGCTTTTTAAAACAAATCAAGTATCAACTTTTCACGATGTAAATTTTATCAATTTCCCAGAAGGCTTTACATGGCAGTTTAGACTTTGGTATAAAATCATCTTCTTTATTTGTGGCAAACTTTCAAAATCAATAATAGCAATTTCAAACTACACTAAAAATGAAGTTATAGAAAAGTTTGGAATACAATCATCAAAAATAACTGTAATTTATGAAGGGCATCAACATTTTGATGAAATAGAAGAGAATAAAGAAATCTTAAATAAAATAGATAACTCAAAGCCATTCATTCTTGGGGTTAGCAGTCTAAATAAAAATAAAAATTTTGATATCATTCTTTCATGTTTAAAACATATTAACAACGTACACTTTGTTATTGTCGGGAAACCTAACCCTAAAATATTTGGCAATGCAGTTTCGTTCAAAAATAGAAATGTTACCTTTTTAGGAAGAGTTTCTGATTCAGAATTGAAAAGCTTGTATAAAAATGCGTTTTGTTTTATTTATCCTTCGTTTTTTGAAGGTTTTGGCTTACCACCTTTAGAAGCAATGAGTTGTGGATGTGCTTGTATAATTTCTAACACATCATGCTTACCCGAAATTTATCAAGATTCTGTACTATATTGTGACCCTCAAAGCCCTGAAAGTCTTTCTGAACAAATTTCACTTTTACTAAATGACCCCTTTACTACATTAAAGTTACATAGTAAATCTAAACATATTCTTGAAAAGTATTCTTGGATAGAATGTTCTAAGAAAATCCTTCATTTATTAAAAAATACATAG
- a CDS encoding O-antigen polymerase, which translates to MNSRVELFLGAIDANIVNLFISFLVFLQFLYSWYYKCYKQGFKIDYWHFYIFYNYIFVIFFMYPFAASYLNGIAMGGRMDMIKEKVDDAFLITLTGYISIILANYLFSLNVFSTFNRTIIKINNWGGQLLFETMSNKKYIYLCISFLLFFTVLGLVYSFSRFGFSFKIRNDYLAIPEIRPIFNFWTSFYNVFIPILIIIYIQKKAKMTLLVVILLSIFATFTGNRSTVFFTALNGIIFYLIHLRHKLKLRKLSLWAFGLANSVFLLGLLRDGGREYEIENLGFFTYSFLYGNNFSDLRDFAYILSFWDENLLYGKSYLAAFISFIPRYISDFRNTYAISAYTNNFLGYEDGTHGGIRGGPFFESYLNFGIIGVVVIGFLWGSALSIVSKQIKTELVKSTPNFMKSYSYSFLFISANAIILTANFWQYYVFIGFIILGSFLKKI; encoded by the coding sequence ATGAATTCACGAGTTGAACTATTTCTTGGAGCTATTGATGCAAATATTGTCAATCTTTTTATTTCATTTTTAGTATTTTTACAATTTTTATACAGCTGGTACTATAAATGCTATAAACAAGGATTCAAAATTGATTATTGGCATTTTTATATATTCTACAATTATATATTTGTAATATTTTTCATGTATCCATTTGCGGCTTCTTACCTAAATGGTATTGCTATGGGTGGACGAATGGATATGATAAAAGAGAAAGTAGATGATGCTTTTCTTATCACCCTTACAGGTTATATATCCATTATTCTTGCTAACTATCTATTTAGTCTAAATGTATTTTCTACTTTTAACCGCACAATCATTAAGATAAACAACTGGGGCGGACAACTTTTATTTGAAACTATGTCAAATAAAAAATATATATATTTGTGCATTTCGTTTCTTCTATTTTTTACTGTATTAGGACTGGTATATTCGTTCTCTCGATTTGGATTTAGCTTCAAAATAAGAAATGACTACTTGGCTATTCCTGAAATTCGTCCCATTTTTAATTTCTGGACATCATTCTATAATGTTTTTATTCCTATTTTGATCATTATATATATTCAAAAAAAGGCAAAAATGACATTATTAGTAGTCATTTTACTTTCTATTTTTGCGACATTTACTGGCAATAGGTCAACTGTTTTTTTTACAGCACTAAATGGAATCATTTTTTATCTTATCCATTTAAGACATAAATTAAAGTTAAGAAAGCTATCTTTATGGGCTTTTGGGTTGGCAAATTCAGTATTTCTTCTTGGTCTTTTGAGAGACGGAGGGCGGGAATACGAAATTGAGAATTTAGGGTTCTTTACTTATTCCTTTTTATATGGAAATAATTTTTCGGATTTGAGAGACTTTGCTTATATACTATCATTCTGGGATGAGAATTTACTTTATGGGAAGTCTTATTTAGCAGCTTTTATTTCGTTTATCCCAAGGTATATCTCAGACTTTAGAAACACGTATGCAATTAGTGCATACACTAATAATTTTCTTGGATACGAAGATGGAACACATGGAGGTATCAGAGGAGGCCCTTTTTTTGAATCATATCTAAATTTTGGAATAATAGGTGTTGTTGTTATTGGATTTTTGTGGGGAAGTGCACTATCAATTGTTAGTAAACAAATAAAAACAGAATTAGTGAAGAGTACTCCAAATTTTATGAAAAGTTATAGCTATTCCTTCCTTTTTATATCAGCTAATGCAATTATATTGACAGCAAATTTTTGGCAGTACTATGTATTCATAGGGTTCATCATTTTAGGGTCATTTTTAAAGAAAATATAG
- a CDS encoding glycosyltransferase family 2 protein has product MESNPLVSIIIPSYNNAQWIGMAIESALSQDYSNFEVIICDNNSKDNSKEVIINYLKDKRVRFHYNESNIGSKANINKLIYELSQGKYIVYLSSDDYLINSEFVSQSVSYLEEESDIVYVKGKELDFYHDKKLLKKRKYSKYYTNKIVDGFQVFKDYCNGKVGLGWEACCLRKSILLKIPSSNFFYGDININLRLTAHGKVAFLDIPSYTFRIHSDNESSRYNTAKHFIDERLLLYKSIIEYMKHNLPEMTQDIELSRKSLIYSEIAFAIVKLLIGNKGEYTIYKNYVNYHEKEIYKKVIFYNLKYKIVKYIILPLLKISLTKKILLLFWGHRNLMKNIK; this is encoded by the coding sequence ATGGAATCAAATCCACTGGTAAGTATAATCATTCCCTCATATAATAATGCACAATGGATAGGAATGGCGATAGAAAGTGCTCTCAGTCAAGATTATAGTAATTTTGAAGTAATAATCTGTGATAATAATTCAAAAGACAATTCAAAAGAAGTAATTATAAACTATTTAAAAGATAAACGAGTAAGGTTTCACTACAATGAAAGTAATATTGGTTCAAAAGCTAATATCAATAAACTTATTTATGAATTATCACAAGGTAAGTACATTGTGTACTTATCAAGTGACGATTATTTAATCAATAGTGAGTTTGTATCACAATCTGTGAGCTATTTAGAGGAAGAAAGTGACATCGTATATGTAAAAGGAAAAGAACTTGATTTCTACCATGATAAAAAATTATTAAAGAAAAGAAAATATAGTAAATATTACACAAATAAAATAGTAGATGGTTTTCAAGTATTCAAAGACTATTGTAATGGTAAAGTTGGTTTAGGGTGGGAAGCATGTTGTCTAAGAAAAAGTATACTATTAAAAATACCTTCCTCTAATTTTTTTTATGGAGATATCAACATAAATTTACGATTAACAGCACATGGTAAAGTAGCATTTCTTGATATACCATCTTATACTTTTAGAATTCATTCTGACAATGAAAGTAGTAGATATAATACAGCAAAACACTTCATTGATGAACGCTTACTGTTATACAAAAGTATAATAGAATACATGAAGCACAATCTGCCTGAAATGACACAAGATATTGAATTAAGTAGAAAAAGCCTAATCTACTCTGAAATTGCTTTTGCCATAGTAAAGTTACTAATAGGGAATAAAGGTGAATACACAATTTACAAAAATTATGTAAACTATCATGAAAAAGAAATTTATAAAAAAGTGATTTTTTATAACTTAAAATATAAAATAGTAAAATATATAATCCTCCCTTTGTTAAAGATAAGTCTAACTAAAAAAATATTATTATTATTTTGGGGGCATAGGAACTTAATGAAAAATATAAAATGA